The Faecalibacter bovis genome includes the window ACTTCAGCTCTGTGTTGGTGGTACTGATAAGACAAACGACCACCGATATTTACTTCGATGCGTTTAACTTTATGCGTTTCTTCGTCTTCTAAAACGTAGTATGTACCCCAAGGTCTGTTGCCAATTTCCATATATGAATGTATGTTTTGATTAAAACAATAAGTTTTAACTTATATGCAAGTTAAAGAATTTTTTTTCTTTAAACTTATGTTTTAAATTTTTTAATATTAAATAAAAAAACCTCAAACAATTTGTTTGAGGTTTTAAAGAAAGTGGTGCCTCCAGGAATCGAACCAGGGACACAAGGATTTTCAGTCCTTTGCTCTACCAACTGAGCTAAGGCACCTTCTCATTTGGGACTGCAAATATACGCATCGAATTTTGATTTTACCAAATGTTTTTTAAAATATTTATAAAAATTTTTATCCGTTATGTTTTACCATGTTGATTATGATATGAATAAAATTAAAATTATTTTTAAAATATTTTTCAATAAATGGATATTAGCATTGAATTACTTCAAATCTGGAACTTTTTTAAACAATGGTATTGGGTTCCGTTAACATGTATTTATCTAGCAGTAATTTTTACAATTTTAATAGAAAATAGAAATCCTACCAAAACGGTTGCTTGGATTTTAGTCATAATTATGATTCCGATTGTTGGAATTATTATTTACTATTTTTTTGGACAAGATTTTAAGAAAGATCAATATTTTAAAAAGAATGATAAAAAAACTTCTGCTGATTTTATAAAAAATTGGCGAAAGATTAATCATTTAATTGAAAAGGATTTTGAAGTTATAGAGGAAAGAATTGGCGCAAAAGTAAAAGTCTTTAAATACCTGAATCATAGTTTATCATCTCCGCCTTTTATGAATTGTGAAGTTAAATTATTGCAAAACGGAGAAGAAAAATTTCCTGAATTTATACACGCCATACGAAATGCTAAACATCACATCCATTTGGAATATTATATTTTCGAACTGGATGATATTGGAAACGAAATCATAAATATCCTGATAGAGAAAGCAAATGATGGTGTTGAAGTTAGGATAACTACGGATGATTTTGGATCTCCAAAACTCAATAAAAATTATTTGGAACTTTTTAAAAATACGAATGTTCAATATCAAACATTTTTACCTGTAAAGTTTAATTCTTTAGCTAATTCCAATTTTAGAAATCATCGTAAAATTTTGATTATTGATGGTGAAATTGCTTTTGTAGGCGGAATCAACATTTCTGATAAATACATTAACAATGATTCTAATAAGTTGTATTGGAGAGATACATCCTTGTTAATTAAAGGAGAAGCGGTTAATTTATTACAATTAAAATTTTGGATGGATTGGAAGATGACCGATGGATTGGATTTTAATATATTTAGTTATGATTATATAAAAATACATGATGAGGTGAAAAATGGAGCCATCGTTGGGTTTGCTTTTACTACACCTGGTGCGCCCATACAATCGGCAATGGAATCGATGATTTTGGCGATTACTTTAGCTAAAAAGAAAGTTAGAATAACAACTCCTTATTTTATACCAAGTGATGAGTTTAAATCAGCTTTGTTAATTGCCGTAAACAGTGGAGTAGAAGTAGAATTATTGATGCCTAAGAACGGAGATTCGATAATTGTACAAGAAGCTTCGTTGTCTTTTACTAAGAAATTGATGGAACAAAATGTAAAGGTGTATTTGTATGAGAAAGGGTTTGTACACGCGAAAACAATAGTTATTGATGATGATTTGGCCTTTATCGGAACTGTTAATTTAGACAATAGAAGTTTCTTTATTAATTTCGAGTTAACCGCTATTGTACATGATCAAGCACTCATCACTAAAATGATTGCAGATTATGAGCAAGATAAAAGAGATTCGAGTTTAATGACATTTGCTATGTGGAAAAATACTTCAATTTTTAGACGAGCCTTTGCTTCAGTATGTCGTTTATTAGCACCAATTTTATAAGATGTATTTAGAAAACTGATTTTATTTAATATGAGTATAATCTTTACAAAAGTCCAAGAAATAATTTCTAACTGAAAAGTCTGATTTACCACCAATTTCAAATAAATCAAAACAAGCTAATTGTGTTTTACCAGTCGCTAAATAAGAAATCGCTATTAATTTTTTTGTTGATTTAATTAATTGTTGATTCTCATTTTCATCTTCTATTGCTTTATTAAATTTTGGAGATAATTCTATTACTTTTTTAAAATTATTGTTTTTATAATTGTCTTCAATCTCATCTTTGATTCTTCTAATTGAAGAGTTTAAATAAAAACTTCCAAGTATGTCTAAATTGATATTCTTGCTAATTAACAAATTTTGATCTGTATTATTTTTAAAAAATTTTTCTGATTTAGTTAGTAATTCAATTATTGTTTCATCGTATTTTGAAGATGGCTCGATCTTGATATTTTCAATTTTATTGGAAGAATTCAAAATAAAATTAATTTCAAATTCTTTATTTTTTGGACTAATACCAATTTGATTCAATTCACGAATTAAATAACTTTCTAAAGGAACATTTTGTTCAAAAGAATAATTTGCGATGGCATTATCATAGATATAATCTTTATTTTGAGAAAGACTTGGTATCAAATCTGGGTGTTTTTTTAAAAGATCTTCTCGTTTTAAAAAGAAGTGTTTTAAATTGCTTCCTTTAATTTGAGTAATTAAATAATCATCTTTAAAGCTATAATTAATCGTTTGTAATGGATAGTCAATTTGTCCGTTCTTAAATTCTACAAATTCATTTTTAACACCATTCACCTTGAAATGATCTTTTCTTATCTCGTAAATTAAAGATTGTGAATAATCAGGATGATTGATTTCTAAAGGTTTTAAATCATCATATAATGTTCGGACAAGTATCCAATTTCCAAAAAGTTTAGTTTCTTGTGAATATGTATTTACATGTAAAATAAAAAGAATGAAACTGAAAAGTATTTTTGGCATCGATTAAAATTTTAACTAAAATACTATATTTCTTAATGTTGAACTAAAATAAAATTTAAAATAAAAAAGCCACTTCGAATGAAGTGGCTTAACTTATTATATTTAATACATTTTGCTTTTTACAAAGAAATATTACCCAACTTGAACACCGTTTGGCGTTTCAGCTTCAGGATTAACGAACGTTAATTTTCCGTCAGCTTTATCAGCGAATAATAACATTCCGTGTGATTCGATTCCACGAATTTTACGAGGCGCTAAGTTTGCTAAAACCATAGCTTGTTTACCAACTACTTCTTCTAAAGTAAAGTGTTCAGCAATTCCAGAAACGATTGTACGAACATCCATTCCTGTATCCACTTTTAATTCGAATAATTTATCCGCTTTTTCTACTTTCTTCGCTTCTAAAATTGTTCCGATACGGATATCCATTTTTTGGAAATCATCAAAAGAAATTAATTCTTTTTGAGGTTCAGCATTTGGATTCGTCATATTATTTTTTGTTTTACTTTCTTGTAATTTATTGATTTGAGCTTCTACCGCTTCGTCTTCGATTTTACCGAAAATTAATTCAGATTCTTCTAATTGATGACCTTCAGCAACGAATTCGTCCGTAGATTCTAACATATTCCAGTCGATTTTATCAACATTCATCATATTTAACATCTTTTCTGATGCAAATGGTAAGAATGGCTCAGCTAATTGTCCTAAAGCAACAGCAATTTGAGTTGCTGCGTTCATAATTCCTTTTACTTCTTCCGGATTATCTCCTTTTTTCCAAGGCTCTTGCGCTTGTAAAAATTGGTTTCCTAAACGCGCTAAGTTCATGTATTCTGTTAAAGCTGCACGGAATTCGTATTTCTCGATGTGTTCACCGATACGTGTTGCAAACCCTTTGATTTGAGCAACTTCTTCAAATTCCATTGTTTTAGCAGGAACAATTCCTTGGTAATATTTGTGCGATAAAACCATTACACGGTTGATGAAGTTTCCTAAAATCCCAACTAACTCCGAGTTGTTCTTCGTTTGGAAATCTTTCCATGTAAAGTTGTTATCTTTATTTTCAGGCATATTTGCGGCTAAAACATAACGTAAAGTATCTGTTTGTCCTGGGAAATCTTCTAAATATTCGTGTGCCCAAACTGCCCAGTTTCTTGAAGTTGAAATTTTATCATCTTCTAAGTTCAAGAATTCGTTTGCAGGTACATTA containing:
- the metG gene encoding methionine--tRNA ligase; translation: MCKTNRYTITAALPYANGPLHIGHMAGVYVPSDIFARYLRRKGKDVAFIGGSDEHGIPITIRAKNEGVTPQDIVDRYHENIKSTLENFGVTFDIYSRTTSAKHKEVAQNFFKTLYENGKFTEDVTEQYYDEEAKEFLADRYIRGECPKCQNPDAYGDQCEKCGSTLSPEELVNPRSVLSGNTPIRKETKNWYLPLDQYQDFLKEWIIDGHKNDWKSNVYGQVKSWLDDGLKPRAMTRDLNWGIPVPVDGAEGKVMYVWFDAPIGYISFTQEWAEKNGKDWKDYWQNEETKLVHFIGKDNIVFHCIIFPTMMKAHGDYIMPDNVPANEFLNLEDDKISTSRNWAVWAHEYLEDFPGQTDTLRYVLAANMPENKDNNFTWKDFQTKNNSELVGILGNFINRVMVLSHKYYQGIVPAKTMEFEEVAQIKGFATRIGEHIEKYEFRAALTEYMNLARLGNQFLQAQEPWKKGDNPEEVKGIMNAATQIAVALGQLAEPFLPFASEKMLNMMNVDKIDWNMLESTDEFVAEGHQLEESELIFGKIEDEAVEAQINKLQESKTKNNMTNPNAEPQKELISFDDFQKMDIRIGTILEAKKVEKADKLFELKVDTGMDVRTIVSGIAEHFTLEEVVGKQAMVLANLAPRKIRGIESHGMLLFADKADGKLTFVNPEAETPNGVQVG
- the cls gene encoding cardiolipin synthase, whose translation is MDISIELLQIWNFFKQWYWVPLTCIYLAVIFTILIENRNPTKTVAWILVIIMIPIVGIIIYYFFGQDFKKDQYFKKNDKKTSADFIKNWRKINHLIEKDFEVIEERIGAKVKVFKYLNHSLSSPPFMNCEVKLLQNGEEKFPEFIHAIRNAKHHIHLEYYIFELDDIGNEIINILIEKANDGVEVRITTDDFGSPKLNKNYLELFKNTNVQYQTFLPVKFNSLANSNFRNHRKILIIDGEIAFVGGINISDKYINNDSNKLYWRDTSLLIKGEAVNLLQLKFWMDWKMTDGLDFNIFSYDYIKIHDEVKNGAIVGFAFTTPGAPIQSAMESMILAITLAKKKVRITTPYFIPSDEFKSALLIAVNSGVEVELLMPKNGDSIIVQEASLSFTKKLMEQNVKVYLYEKGFVHAKTIVIDDDLAFIGTVNLDNRSFFINFELTAIVHDQALITKMIADYEQDKRDSSLMTFAMWKNTSIFRRAFASVCRLLAPIL